The Candidatus Acidiferrales bacterium genomic sequence TCAACATCTTTTGAACCATAAGCTGGTCCGCACACCAAAACCAAAAGCCAATTATCGGAAGGCCGATGAATAACCCCGTTCGACTGTACTCCGAAGCGCTCCCGCTGTCAAGATGGGCTGATGAGGCAATCTTGTGTGCCATCATGTTGAAACCGTTCTCCTGACTGAGAAGCCACGACATAAACCCCACCACAGCAAGGACGATGAATGCTACCTGAACTAAGTTTGCATGGATCTCTGCTTGCAGACCTCCGATTATAACATACAGCCCTGTAACCACAAGAAAGAAAAGTAGAGATGAAAAAGAATCGATCCCTGCAATGCTGTCCAACAAGATTTTCCCCATTGCAAGAATCACCACCAACCTAATTCCGACGTTGGAGAGGATGTAAATCACCGACAAAAACCGGCGGCAGTTTTTGTCAAATCTTTTCTCAAAGAACTCAGGAACTGTGTTTATCTTCATCTCCAAGTATCGTGGAACGAGTACTCTGCCGACCACGATGAGCATAACCGCGGAAATGACTGCGTAAGCAACAGGCACCTGGGATGACAACCCCGACGTTGTCAGCCCAAAAATGTAGGGACTAAAGAGAGAAGCCGCCAGCAAGGAAACGCCGAGCATCGACCAATGGGTGTTTCGATTTGCAAAGAAATAATTCTCAACATTCGCTTCCTTACCACGAGAAGCATAAATGCTGAGCGAGATAAGCAAAACAGGATACAAGAAGTACAACAGAACGGCTAGGGTAGCAAAGCCAAACAATCACAACTCCTTTTCATTTTCCTTCGCCAAGGCCTTATCAATCTGACGCAAGCGAAATTCTCCCTAAATGGCATAAATTGACTCTGAACTAGCCTCAATGAATATGCCGCCGTTGAAAAACCGCAAAAATATTCCAATTGTGGACAAAATGGAGTGAATTGCAAGTCAACCATTATCATTTTGATAAAAAGCCGGGAAAGAATCCCTTATCATTATGATAAAGTAAGAACAGCCCTTTTGAGTAAATTACATCGAATAATCAAAGCAAACTACTTTTCTTCCGCCTTACGTTGCTTTATTCCCAGTTGGTCACACATTCGATGGAAATTCGATGGTGCCATGCCCAATTTCCTGGCAGCTTCAGAATCCGATTTGGTTTTGTCCTTGACATGACTTACGTATCTCCTTCGGAAAATATTCTCCATGTCCTTCCATGTCAGGATTTCGTTTCCAAACCAAAATTCAGGGCCCGATATCGTCCCGAGATTCTTGGAGTCTAAAATATTCACGACGTCGTTTCGAGATATCCTTCCTTCACAGGAAATCAGCGCCCGTTGAATAACATTTTGGAGCTGGCGGACATTTCCCGGCCACTCGTGTGTCTGCAATACTTCAATTGCATCATGGTCAACCGACGGGACTCCTACGCCCATTTGCTCGCTGTACTTGGCTATGAAATACTCTGTCAAGGCCGGAATGTCTTCGACCCTTTCCCGGAGTGATGGCACATAGATATAAACCACGTTCAATCGATAAAACAAATCCTCCCTGAATTTTTTTTCCTCGACAGCTTTTTCAAGGTCGATATTAGTGGCCGTTATCACGCGGACATCGACCTTCATCTTGTCGGTTCTCCCGATCTTGTCTATCTCTCCGTCCTGTAAGACTCTCAGCAACTTAACCTGCGACGAAATCGGCAGCTCGCCGACCTCATCTAAGAAAATTGTCCCGTTGTCTGCCACTTCAAAAAGCCCCTTCTTGGAATTCACTGCACCCGTAAAGGATCCTTTCTCATAACCAAACAATTCACTCTCTATCAATTCATGCGGAATGCTTCCCGCATTAATTGCGACGAGATTCTCATATCTCCTTTTGCTCAAATAATGGATATGAGTCGCCACCAATTCTTTTCCCGTCCCTGAAGCTCCTGAAATCAAAACCGTCACATCCTGCTGAGCAGCCTTCTCAACATGCTTAATCAACTTCTTCACTTCGGGTGAATCGCCGATAATTTTTTTCTCATCAAGCGTGCGGTTAATAGATTGATTCAACTGCAGATTAGATTTCGATTTTTCAAGAGCGAGTCTTTTCTTTTCGTATGCGTTCAAGATCGAAAGGAGAAGATCGGTCGGCTGATAGATGTACTCTTTTATGTCCGCCGGATATTTGGTACAGAACCACATAGCACCCGCTTCGATCAATTTGTTCGCAAACCCAAAGTCAGTGAGGTTTATGGTCATCTTTGTAATGACGATGATTTCAATAAATGGATCGACCAGCTTTATTTTGCGTATCAACTTCTCGCCGTAAAGTGGTCCCACAATCTGATAATCCATGATCACCACATCGTAATCCTCTTCATGTTTCGATATAAGGTCGAGAGCAGACTGACCGTCCGCTACTATTTTCTTTATAAACAGTCTGTCCTGGAACGGTGCGAGAGTGCGTTTTATACGATTGACGTCGTAAGTTTCATCTTCAATCAGTAAAAGATTTATTGGTCTGTCAAATTGCATTTCTGTGTTTCCTATTGTTGGTTACGGAAAAAATACCGCAACCGGATTTACCCGAATTCCCCGTCGCAAACGGGAGACCTTCATTACTATTATTTAGCCGCAAGAGCATCAATGTCTTATCAGCAGCGTGAATCTGCACCCGCCTTGCTCCCTGTTGTCGGCATCGAGATCCCATCCGCATCGCTTTGCGATTTCGTATGCAAGATAACAACCGTAGCCGGCATTCTTCCCTTCTTCCTTCGTAGAAATATTCTCAAGGAAAATTTTCTTGATACCGTATTCGTTTTTTTCCAGCAAATCCGAACGTACGCCGCTGCCATTATCCTCGATTGTCAAAACGGATTTCTTTTCTCCTGAGTAATAAACGGTCTTTAGATTTATTACGATGCACGTTTGATTCGAATGATCGATCGAGTTTTGAATCAGCGGCTCGATAATTTCCCAGATAACAAATTCATTCACGGAAACCTTCGGCAAATTTCTGTCGAGATTGAATTCGAAATTTATGGTTTTTACAGGATTGGATATCCGCAGGAAAATATTATTGACGATAAATTTCAATACCTCGTTCAGGTCGGTTTTGAAAATCAGATTCCTTATGGTCTGTATCGGCGGGTTGTACCATTTCATGTCGTAGATGACTCTCGAGATAAAATTCGCGTACTTCGAAATGCGGTACTTGATTTCCTTTATGTTCTTCTCATCCGCATTTTCAACGTCCTCGTTTATAAATCCCATCACCTTCTCGGCCTTATGATAGGTATGGTAAATCCGCTTGGTGAAGAGATGCTCTTTCTTCTGAGCAATGTGCTCGCGTAAATGTTCTTCTCTTTCCTTGTACAACATCTCCCATGCCTGATCTCTCTCTATCAGCGAATACGTTGAGACATAGAAAATGGCCAAGAGACCCAAGACTATTAATGAGGAAAATAGCAGCACGGTTTCGTTAAAATTGGTTACTATCTGCTGGCTGATAACCGAAACATCCGGATGTATCCTCAAGTAAACCGCACCGGCATATTCACCGTACGGTTCCAGGGGAACGTAAACATGGAAAATGTTCTCCTTCTCCTGGAAGCTGTTGATCAGCCCCGATTTCATGATTTCACTGTGAAGTCCCGCGTACCGCGCAACAGCATACTGGTACATCGGATCGACAAGAGTATCCGGCGGCTTGTGATCGAAAAAATACGAATATATGTTTTGTCCAAGATCCATCGCAAGATATTTATTCTTGTAAGGAAAGATCACGCACATCTGTTCGACATTCCGATTCATCAAAGGTTGTTTCAATATGCTGTTCAACGCGTGAACCAGGTTTCTTTCTCGGTCCGCCGCGTCTTCGCCTTTGGTAAGCGTATTAGATTCAAGGAGCAGCTCCAATGAGGCTGTCGTCAAATTTCCTATCTGCTCTGCGGAATTCTTTTTGTACCAGGCCATGGTATCAGAAAGAAGATCCCTGAGTGTGTTTTGCTGCAGGTGAGAGACAAATACCAGGAAGACCATCAGTGCCACGAATATGACGCCGATGTGTTTCCATCCCAACCTCACATATTTCGGCTTGCTTTCCAAGTCGATCTCTTTGGAAGTATTCTTCATTTGATCAAGTTCTCCTGGTTTTTACCTGAGCCTTTCATCATTGATCTGCTTAGAAGCGGACATCAAAGCTTCACCTACCGGAATTTCCTTTTTCAATGCCTTATGAAAGTACGACGACATGATTTCCGATAAACGCGTATAATTATCGAGGGACGGGCGGTACCTTCCCCAGCTCAGCAGCTTCTCAATCTGCGCGAGCTCCCTGTGTTTCTGCAAAAAAGAGCTGTCGCTGTAGACCTCCATGTTGATAGGCAGGTATCCACCCTCTTCGTAAAGAAGTTCTTGATTTTCCTTTCGAAACATGAACTTGATGAATTCAAGTGCCTCTTCCTTTCTATTAGAAAATTCAGATATCATCAGACTCCATCCGCCGAAGACGCTGGAGGTTTTATTCCCGTCGAAATGCGGCAAAGGAGCGATATCCCATGAAGAGACCGCAGAGGTGTCCTCTAAAAAACCGCTATATTGTCTGCGGAAACCGATCCATCCCCGCAAAAAAAGTGCATTATTGTTGGTGGCATAGAGATAGCTGTTGTACTCGTCAAATTGTACCACCTCGCTTGGGGAAAATTTATAATTGTAAACAAGATCAACCATCATCTGCAGAGCTTTTCTTGCAGGTGATGTATTCAGATTGATCGGATCGTTGTAGAAAATATCGTCGCTTTCATGCTCCGAAAGCATTTCTTGAAAGCAGCACAACATCCCTTCATAATTGCCGCCGGGAAATACATAGAACAGCCCACTGTCGTATTTGCCTGGGAAGTGATTCGATGTTTTTATGCTCCTTCCGAGATTTATGAATTCATTCCATGTCATTCCATTTCGAATCCTGCTTTCGATCGAATCTCCGTGAGGGAGCTCGCGAATCAGATCCTTTCGGTAATACAGAACTCCCATGTCCAGGAAGAGAGGAAATGCAACCAGCTTATCGTTGCGCCGGCAGGTTTCGAGCGCAGACGCGTTGACATGACTAAGAGTTGAATCGTCAAAATGGTCATCCAATAGGTATCCCCATTTCGCAAATCGAGGAATCCATATCAGATCGACTGCAAAAATATCTATCCCATCGTTGCGGCTTCTGAGAGACCGGGTTAATATCTCCTTTCGATCATTCGTGGTGAAGTGGTAAAATGGAAGATTCACCGGCACAACTTCTATTTTCCCTTTGTAAAGAGCGTTAAATTTTTTTATTATCTCCAAATGTGCGTCGGAAATATTGTCGACATAATATATTTTTTTTGCGCCGAGATCTGGAAAAAGAGATATCTGAAAAGGTGAATAAATAAGAAAAATCACTGCCGTAATAGAAACGAGGATAGTAATGAGCCAAATCGGAGACTCTTTTATCGTTTTGAAAATTTTAGGCAAATTAACCTCCCAATATTAACTCCAAGGAAGATAATTCTTTTTTTCAATTAAAGCATCATTGGTGGTCACGGCGCCTAAATCCTGTCAATGAATCTCGATGCCAAAATTCAAAAATTTGCCGGAGGAATCATTCCCGTACAAATAAAGGACGCACCGGGACAATCCTTGACTTTTGACCTTTGACTTTTGAGTTGCGTTATTTTATTATGTGAAGTCAAAATCAAAATTAGGAGAACAAAACAGATGCATCTGAGCGTAATTGATCTAAGCATTATTGTGGTTTATCTGATCGGAGTCGTGCTGCTCGGGATACTCGTTACCAAGCGCGCATCAAAAAATATCCACAACTATTTCCTCGGCGGAAACGAGATGCCATGGTGGATGCTGGGCGTGTCGAACGCGTCGGGGATGTTTGATGTTGCGGGCACCATGCTCTTAGTTTACTGGCTGGCCGTCTACGGACTAAAGAGCGTTTGGCTGCCGTGGTTGTGGCCGGTATTCAATCAGATATTTTTGATGGTTTATTTATCAGCGTGGCTGAGGAGATCGAATGTCATGACCGGCGCAGAATGGATAAAGACGCGTTTCGGGACCGGGAAAGGGGCGACGTTGTCTCATATCATCGTGGTCATATTCGCTCTCATCGGAGTGATCGGATTCCTTTCGTATGGATTCAAAGGAATCGGGAAATTTGCGGTCGCATTCCTGCCTCCTCTTATTACAAGCCCGGCAACCCTGGCAAAATATCCTGAGATCAATACCGACCTTTACGCATTGATCCTGATGGGGATAACCGCGATTTACGTCGTAAAGGGCGGAATGATAAGCGTCGTTATGACGGAGGTGATCCAGTATTTGACGCTCACTCTGTGCTCGATCGCAATTGGAATCATCGCCATGGCGTATGTATCTCCGGGAACTATCAACGCCGTTTTACCGGATGGATGGAAAAGTCTCTTCTTCGGATGGCATCTGAACCTCGATTGGTCGACGATCCATTCAGCGGCTTCATCTAATCTCAACTCGTTCAATCAATGGATCACAACCGACGGATATTCCCTGTTCGGATTGTTTTTCACCATGATGCTTTTCAAAGGCATATTCGTGGCTGCCGCAGGACCGGCTCCGAATTACGACATGCAGCGTATCCTCTCGACTCGCAATCCGAAGGAAGCAGCGAAGATGAGTTCACTCGTCAACGTCGTTCTAAATCCGGCCCGGTATTTCATGGTCGCCGGCCTTACGATACTCGCCTTGACAAATTTCAATGCGCTCTACAGCGGCTCCATTTCCACCCCGGATTTTGAGACAATTCTTCCGGAAGTGCTCGCGCACTATATACCTATCGGATTGTTGGGCTTCTTGATGGCGGGGCTGATCGCGGCGTTCATGAGCAACTTTGCGGCTACGGTAAATGCAGCTCCGGCATACATTGTCAACGACATATATAAACGATACATAAACCCGAACGCACCTCCGAAGATTTACGTAAACTGGAGTTATGTGACTTCCGTTCTTGTAATAGTTGTCGGCGTCGGGATTGGTTTTATGGTAAGCTCGATCAATCAGGTCGTCCTCTGGATCGTGTCGGCATTATGGGGAGGATATACGGCGGCAAATGTGCTCAAATGGTATTGGTGGCGGTTCAACGGTTATGGATATTTCTGGGGAATGGTTTCGGGAATCGGGACCATGCTCGTCCTTCTCGTTCTGGACAATTTGAACTTAATTCCTTTCGTTCGTAACTGGCCATTGTCTAACAACTCAAGCATGAATTCCTTTCCGATCATTTTTTTGGTGTCTATCATCGGCTGCTTAGCTGCAACATTCCTGACCCCGCCCGAAAGTGACGAAGTGCTTATGCACTTCTACAGCACGGTTAACCCGTGGGGATTCTGGAAGCCGATCCGCGAAAAAGTTTCGGCGGCGAACCCGAATTTTGTCCCGAACAAAGATTTTAAGCGTGACATGTCTAATGTCGTGGTTGGGATAGTCTGGCAGGCTACGCTTGTCGCTGCACCGGTCTTCCTGGTAATTCGCGAATGGCAATCGTTTATTGCAGCGATGG encodes the following:
- a CDS encoding extracellular solute-binding protein encodes the protein MPKIFKTIKESPIWLITILVSITAVIFLIYSPFQISLFPDLGAKKIYYVDNISDAHLEIIKKFNALYKGKIEVVPVNLPFYHFTTNDRKEILTRSLRSRNDGIDIFAVDLIWIPRFAKWGYLLDDHFDDSTLSHVNASALETCRRNDKLVAFPLFLDMGVLYYRKDLIRELPHGDSIESRIRNGMTWNEFINLGRSIKTSNHFPGKYDSGLFYVFPGGNYEGMLCCFQEMLSEHESDDIFYNDPINLNTSPARKALQMMVDLVYNYKFSPSEVVQFDEYNSYLYATNNNALFLRGWIGFRRQYSGFLEDTSAVSSWDIAPLPHFDGNKTSSVFGGWSLMISEFSNRKEEALEFIKFMFRKENQELLYEEGGYLPINMEVYSDSSFLQKHRELAQIEKLLSWGRYRPSLDNYTRLSEIMSSYFHKALKKEIPVGEALMSASKQINDERLR
- a CDS encoding sigma-54 dependent transcriptional regulator codes for the protein MQFDRPINLLLIEDETYDVNRIKRTLAPFQDRLFIKKIVADGQSALDLISKHEEDYDVVIMDYQIVGPLYGEKLIRKIKLVDPFIEIIVITKMTINLTDFGFANKLIEAGAMWFCTKYPADIKEYIYQPTDLLLSILNAYEKKRLALEKSKSNLQLNQSINRTLDEKKIIGDSPEVKKLIKHVEKAAQQDVTVLISGASGTGKELVATHIHYLSKRRYENLVAINAGSIPHELIESELFGYEKGSFTGAVNSKKGLFEVADNGTIFLDEVGELPISSQVKLLRVLQDGEIDKIGRTDKMKVDVRVITATNIDLEKAVEEKKFREDLFYRLNVVYIYVPSLRERVEDIPALTEYFIAKYSEQMGVGVPSVDHDAIEVLQTHEWPGNVRQLQNVIQRALISCEGRISRNDVVNILDSKNLGTISGPEFWFGNEILTWKDMENIFRRRYVSHVKDKTKSDSEAARKLGMAPSNFHRMCDQLGIKQRKAEEK
- a CDS encoding HAMP domain-containing sensor histidine kinase is translated as MKNTSKEIDLESKPKYVRLGWKHIGVIFVALMVFLVFVSHLQQNTLRDLLSDTMAWYKKNSAEQIGNLTTASLELLLESNTLTKGEDAADRERNLVHALNSILKQPLMNRNVEQMCVIFPYKNKYLAMDLGQNIYSYFFDHKPPDTLVDPMYQYAVARYAGLHSEIMKSGLINSFQEKENIFHVYVPLEPYGEYAGAVYLRIHPDVSVISQQIVTNFNETVLLFSSLIVLGLLAIFYVSTYSLIERDQAWEMLYKEREEHLREHIAQKKEHLFTKRIYHTYHKAEKVMGFINEDVENADEKNIKEIKYRISKYANFISRVIYDMKWYNPPIQTIRNLIFKTDLNEVLKFIVNNIFLRISNPVKTINFEFNLDRNLPKVSVNEFVIWEIIEPLIQNSIDHSNQTCIVINLKTVYYSGEKKSVLTIEDNGSGVRSDLLEKNEYGIKKIFLENISTKEEGKNAGYGCYLAYEIAKRCGWDLDADNREQGGCRFTLLIRH
- a CDS encoding sodium:solute symporter family protein encodes the protein MHLSVIDLSIIVVYLIGVVLLGILVTKRASKNIHNYFLGGNEMPWWMLGVSNASGMFDVAGTMLLVYWLAVYGLKSVWLPWLWPVFNQIFLMVYLSAWLRRSNVMTGAEWIKTRFGTGKGATLSHIIVVIFALIGVIGFLSYGFKGIGKFAVAFLPPLITSPATLAKYPEINTDLYALILMGITAIYVVKGGMISVVMTEVIQYLTLTLCSIAIGIIAMAYVSPGTINAVLPDGWKSLFFGWHLNLDWSTIHSAASSNLNSFNQWITTDGYSLFGLFFTMMLFKGIFVAAAGPAPNYDMQRILSTRNPKEAAKMSSLVNVVLNPARYFMVAGLTILALTNFNALYSGSISTPDFETILPEVLAHYIPIGLLGFLMAGLIAAFMSNFAATVNAAPAYIVNDIYKRYINPNAPPKIYVNWSYVTSVLVIVVGVGIGFMVSSINQVVLWIVSALWGGYTAANVLKWYWWRFNGYGYFWGMVSGIGTMLVLLVLDNLNLIPFVRNWPLSNNSSMNSFPIIFLVSIIGCLAATFLTPPESDEVLMHFYSTVNPWGFWKPIREKVSAANPNFVPNKDFKRDMSNVVVGIVWQATLVAAPVFLVIREWQSFIAAMVVMVITTLILKVNWWDKLEATFGEKKKVTSVGTSSIELAPDK